The Acidithiobacillus ferrooxidans ATCC 23270 genomic interval CATATTTCGATCGTCATCGAAACCAGCGGCTCCTTCCTGGGAGTATAGTGGCTGCTCTTTCGTGAAGCCGCAAAAAAAGGAGAATGCCATGTCCTTGCACCCCATCACCGCCACGCCAGAGCGGATGCCGTGGATTCCCGGCAGCCAGGCACTGGGGGAGCTGTCCCTCTTCCAAGGCAAGGAAACGGTTCATTTCAAGGTCTTGAGCGACCGCCGGTCCGAAGGCGGCGGCATGGCGCAGATCGTCCGCTTCTCCCCACCGCCAGGAATGCTCATCAAGATCGTGGCGAATGCCCGCTCCGAGGAGCATATCTACATTCTCTCCGGCGGCCACTGTGACAAGTCGGGCCGGCAGCGTCTCTTCCCGGGGGATTACCTCCTGCATCCCAAAGGGTTGGCTCATGGCGCTTTTCTCGCCATCGAGACCACCGTGTTTCAGGTCTATAGCGGAGAACCGGATGAACTTCTTGATTTCCAAATGATCGCCGCCAACGGTTAGGCGGACTAGTGCATTCGGCGAACAGAAGTTTGGAGGTCCGAAACCGGCGAGAATCTCTCGGCAGCATGGGATAGCATGATTCCGAAATCCGTTATGTATGGGGTATCCGATGCCGAATGAGCCGCTTCGTCTTCAAATGGAGCATGTAGCAACCCCGTTGGGGACCATGTTGCTCGTCACCGATACGCAAGGTCGGCTCCGCGCGCTGGATTGGGCGGACAGCGAGGGCCGGATGCGGAGGTTGTTGCAACTGCACTATGGTCGACAGGGCTTTGATCTGAGAATGGGTGCTGTTCAAAAACATATTCATGGCTGCCTTGATGCCTACTGGAGTGGTGACCTGGGTGCGCTCAATGCGGTTCCGGTGAAAACGGGCGGCACAGCATTTCAGCAATCCGTTTGGACCTTTTTGCGCACGATTTCTGCAGGGCATACGCGCAGCTATCAAGAACAGGCCAGGGCCATAGGGCGAGGCTCCGCTGTTCGGGCCGTTGCCGGTGCAAATGGGGCGAATCCCGTGGGTATCGTCGTTCCCTGCCATAGGGTCATAGGTTCAGACGGTTCGCTGACGGGATATGCCGGGGGTATAGAGCGTAAACGCTGGCTATTGAGGCACGAGGGCGGCAACTTTTAGGCGCTGGATCTTTCTGGGTCGTCGCGCGCACCTTCCATCAGCGTGCGGCCGGCAATATCTTCGGTTGAACCCACAATCGCATAGCCCCATAGGCGCGCCAGGGCCTCCATGCCTCGGCGAGGGCCAGCAGTTCAGCGGGGGTAGGGCGGCCGTTCTTTGTTTCCAGGGCACGCAGCAACCCCAAGTCCGAATGCGGGAATGCGTCCGGGTCGCGGTATCCGCGCATGGCGATATAGTGAGCCGTCCATGGGCCGATACCGGGCAGCTCACAGAGTTTTTCTATGGTTTTATTGGGTGATGGTTGAGGCTGAAAGAAAAGCCGATCCTCATGCACGGCTGTAGCGAGGGACTGCAAAGCCTTTTCCCGCGCGCGAGTTAATCCAATAGGGGTCAGGTTGGCAGTCATGACAGCGGCGGGTAACGGGAAAATCATGGAGATGCCGGTTTTTTCCAAAGCCGCTCCGAAATCTCCCTTGATGGGTTCTCCAAGGGTCGCAACGAGGCGACCGGACAGCGTGGTGGCCGCAGCGACGCTGATTTGTTGGCCCAATACTGCCCGGACCGTTAGTTCAAAGAGATCCCAACTGCCAGGTACCCTGAGCCCGGGTCTTTCCCTCACCCGCGCTGCCAGGCGTGGGTCTGCGGAAAGATGCGCATCAATCATCCCGATATTGGCATCCAGATCAAACAAGCGGCGGAGTCTTGCGACAATCATACCTATGGGGGGAACTTCAGTGGCATAAATAGTGGCTAAAAGATGATTGGTTTCCGACTCCTGCTGGACTTCGACAACGCCGTGCATGCCATCCCATTGAAATGAGCGGGCATATTTCCCGGCGTCCACGGCTTCTACCCCGGGGATGGCCCTTCCGGCGAGAAAATCGATCATGGCCTCCCAGTCATAGGGAGGGGTGAACGGAAGCTTCAGCGTGATGCCCGCAGTCATGTTGCCGTTTGATGTCGAGGTGTGCCGCATTGTTTTCGGAGCCCTTCCATAGTTTCGTTGTATGGCATCGTTGAATCGGCGGACACTACCGAAGCCAGCGGCGATGGCAACATCCGTCATCGACAGCGTTGTTTCCACAATCATTTTTTTCGCCAGAAGGACACGCTGGGCCTGTGCTACGGCTATCGGCGTGGTGCCGAGCTCGCGGGCGAATAGCCGTCGGAGATGTCGTCCGCTGACTCCCAATCGCTCAGCCAAATGTTCCACGCAGTCATCGTCGAAGGCGCCCTCAGTGATCCACCGCAAGGCATGGTCAACCAGGTTGGAACCAGCCCAGGTGCGTTGCTTGGCCGGATTTACCTCGGGGCGGCACCGCAAACATGGCCTGAATCCCATCTGATGGGCTGCCGCCGCGCTGGGAAGAAAGAGGCAATTTTCGATCTTCGGCGGTCGCGCAGGGCAAATCGGACGGCAATAGATCCCCGTGGAGAGAACCGCCGTGTAGAACTGGCCGTCAAACCGTGCATCGCGGGTAAGAAGGGCGCGATAGCAAGCTTCACGGTCGAGTACCTGTTGATTCATGCGTCATTTATAGGACAAGTCCTTTTGAATGTCTCGCCATTTTCGGACCACAAAGGTTGCATTTGCATACCATAATATGATCTTTGCTGGCGCCTGGATCGCAATCCTGGCAAAATCGGCAGACGGGCGATGCAGTGTAAAGGAATAGTGCTATGCAGACCTGCATGCGTGTCATCAAGCGGCGAGTGAAGTCGCCGTTGGCCTGTAAGACCATCTTCTGAAGAATGAACCATGCGCATTGACCATCTGGATCACCTCGTCCTGACCGTGGCGGATATATCCGTTACGATCGCCTTCTACTCACGGGTATTGGGCATGCAGGAAATGACCTTTGGTGACCAGCGCAAGGCGCTGATCTTTGGACAGCAAAAAATCAACCTGCATCCGGCAGGGCATCCCATAGCGCCCCATGCGACCAGCCCCACTCCCGGGTCGGCGGATTTGTGCTTCATTGTCACCGGTGGTATCCAGGGGGTGCTCACCCATCTGCAGACCTGCGGAGTCACTCTGGAAGCCGGTCCGGTGCCCCGCACTGGAGCCACGGGGCCGATCACCTCTGTCTACTTCCGGGATCCCGATGGCAATTTGCTGGAGGTGGCCACGTATGATCAGTCGATACAACTGTCATGACCGGTAATTCGCGCGTCGCACTGGTTACCGGCGCCACCTCCGGCATTGGTCTGGCTATCGCGCAGCGTTTAACGCAGGCGGGATATTGGGTGGCCCTGCATTCCCGCGCTTCCTCCGCTGCGGGTCTACAAGCGGCGGCAACGCTGGCGGGTGCCCACTATTTTCAGGCAGACTTGCTGGAGGATGGTGAGCGCAGGGATCTGATCAATCAGGTGTATACGCACTATGGTCGGCTCGACGTGCTGGTCAATAACGCGGGTGAGTCCAGCATGATTCCGCATGATGATTTACAGGCCGCGACACCGGACCTCTGGCACCGCCTCTACGAACTCCATGTGGTGGCGCCCTGGCAACTCGTCGCGCTGAGCGAACCCTATCTGCGCGCGGCATCGACGGCCGAACACCCGGCGGCGGTATTAAATATCAGCTCTCATGCCGGTGTGCGACCCAAGGGTGCTTCCATACCTTACGCCGCCAGCAAGGCCGCATTGATTCATGTCACCCGCTTACTCGCCAAAACCCTGGGACCCGATATCCGGGTGAACGCTATCGCCCCGGGGCTGGTGGATACGCCGCTGACCGAAGATTGGGCGACCATTCGCGAACAATGGATTCGCGATGCCCCCATGGGTCGGAGTGCGCGCCCTGGCGACGTCGCGGATGTTGCCATGATGCTGACCGAATCGAGCTATCTGACGGGAGAGGTGATTGTGGTGGACGGCGGGATGAACCTGCTTTAACGCGCCGAGGAGAATGGCGCGGATTTTGTTTATAATATGCAGTAACGCCTGTATGAAGAGGTTCATGGTTAATATGCAATGGTTATATTTGGCAATAGCGATCGTTTCCGAAGTCATTGCAACTTCGGCGCTCAAGGCAACAGATGGCTTTACGCGTTGGAGCCCGATTCTTCTTGTTATTGTGGGGTATATGCTGGCATTCTATTTGCTTTCTCTTTCACTTCGTTCTATTGACCTTGGTGTTGCCTATGCTATCTGGTCTGGAGTAGGAGTAGCCTTAATCGTACTTGTTGGTTGGGTCATTTATCGTCAGCCGCTAAATATGGCTTCTTTCATTGGTATAGCGCTCATCGTTTCTGGCGTAATAGTGCTCCATCTTTTTTCAAAATCGACAGCGCATTGAACGCTACGATTAACAAAACATGCGATGGACGCACAAAAGGTGATTCTGTGACATGAAAATCCTTGCTCTATCTGGTAGCCTGCGCGCCAATTCAATCAATTCTGCACTGCTGCGAGCGGCAGCCAGACTTGCTCCTGTGGAATTAATGGTGACCGTGTACCATGGACTGGGTGATCTTCCATTATTCAATCCAGATATAGAGGGCCGGTCTATTGAATCTGTCACGAACTTCCACGCGCAAGTGGCCAACGCCGATGCCCTACTTATCGCCAGCCCGGAGTATGCGCACGGTGTCACAGGAACCATCAAAAACGCGCTGGACTGGCTCGTCAGTTTCGAGCCGTTTACCTATAAACCGGTGGGCATATTCAATGCGTCGCCACGCGCACAACATGCGGATGCGGCGTTGCGCGAGATTTTGAAAACGATGTCTGCCATGGTCGTGGAGGAAGCCTCAATGACCATTCCACTTCTCGGCGCCAACCTCGATGAAGACGGTATGGTTTCCACGCCATCTGTCGCGGCACCCATCCGGGGAGCGCTGCTCGCATTGTCCGAAGCAGTCGTTCGGGCAACGGAACAGCAACAGGAATGATGAATGTACCAGATCGAAACCGGCATAGAAATCACAGCATCACCGGAGCACGTGTGGTCCATCCTCATGGATTTCCCCGCCTATCCGCAATGGAATCCCTTCATTCGCTCGCTTTCGGGAGTGGCGAAGCCGGGAGAGAAGCTGCGTGCGACCATTCAACCCGAGAAACGCCGGGCCATGACCTTCCGCCCGAGGGTGCTGACGGCAACAGATCAACAAGAATTACGCTGGCTGGGCCGCTTGGGATTTCCGGGCTTATTCGATGGACAGCACTACTTTCAGCTCGCCGCGCTCAGCAATGGGTACACGCGGTTCACCCAGGGAGAGCA includes:
- a CDS encoding SDR family NAD(P)-dependent oxidoreductase, with the translated sequence MTGNSRVALVTGATSGIGLAIAQRLTQAGYWVALHSRASSAAGLQAAATLAGAHYFQADLLEDGERRDLINQVYTHYGRLDVLVNNAGESSMIPHDDLQAATPDLWHRLYELHVVAPWQLVALSEPYLRAASTAEHPAAVLNISSHAGVRPKGASIPYAASKAALIHVTRLLAKTLGPDIRVNAIAPGLVDTPLTEDWATIREQWIRDAPMGRSARPGDVADVAMMLTESSYLTGEVIVVDGGMNLL
- a CDS encoding DMT family transporter; this translates as MQWLYLAIAIVSEVIATSALKATDGFTRWSPILLVIVGYMLAFYLLSLSLRSIDLGVAYAIWSGVGVALIVLVGWVIYRQPLNMASFIGIALIVSGVIVLHLFSKSTAH
- a CDS encoding VOC family protein → MRIDHLDHLVLTVADISVTIAFYSRVLGMQEMTFGDQRKALIFGQQKINLHPAGHPIAPHATSPTPGSADLCFIVTGGIQGVLTHLQTCGVTLEAGPVPRTGATGPITSVYFRDPDGNLLEVATYDQSIQLS
- a CDS encoding DNA-3-methyladenine glycosylase 2 family protein, with the protein product MNQQVLDREACYRALLTRDARFDGQFYTAVLSTGIYCRPICPARPPKIENCLFLPSAAAAHQMGFRPCLRCRPEVNPAKQRTWAGSNLVDHALRWITEGAFDDDCVEHLAERLGVSGRHLRRLFARELGTTPIAVAQAQRVLLAKKMIVETTLSMTDVAIAAGFGSVRRFNDAIQRNYGRAPKTMRHTSTSNGNMTAGITLKLPFTPPYDWEAMIDFLAGRAIPGVEAVDAGKYARSFQWDGMHGVVEVQQESETNHLLATIYATEVPPIGMIVARLRRLFDLDANIGMIDAHLSADPRLAARVRERPGLRVPGSWDLFELTVRAVLGQQISVAAATTLSGRLVATLGEPIKGDFGAALEKTGISMIFPLPAAVMTANLTPIGLTRAREKALQSLATAVHEDRLFFQPQPSPNKTIEKLCELPGIGPWTAHYIAMRGYRDPDAFPHSDLGLLRALETKNGRPTPAELLALAEAWRPWRAYGAMRLWVQPKILPAAR
- a CDS encoding cupin domain-containing protein, which produces MSLHPITATPERMPWIPGSQALGELSLFQGKETVHFKVLSDRRSEGGGMAQIVRFSPPPGMLIKIVANARSEEHIYILSGGHCDKSGRQRLFPGDYLLHPKGLAHGAFLAIETTVFQVYSGEPDELLDFQMIAANG
- a CDS encoding NADPH-dependent FMN reductase is translated as MKILALSGSLRANSINSALLRAAARLAPVELMVTVYHGLGDLPLFNPDIEGRSIESVTNFHAQVANADALLIASPEYAHGVTGTIKNALDWLVSFEPFTYKPVGIFNASPRAQHADAALREILKTMSAMVVEEASMTIPLLGANLDEDGMVSTPSVAAPIRGALLALSEAVVRATEQQQE
- a CDS encoding methylated-DNA--[protein]-cysteine S-methyltransferase, which encodes MPNEPLRLQMEHVATPLGTMLLVTDTQGRLRALDWADSEGRMRRLLQLHYGRQGFDLRMGAVQKHIHGCLDAYWSGDLGALNAVPVKTGGTAFQQSVWTFLRTISAGHTRSYQEQARAIGRGSAVRAVAGANGANPVGIVVPCHRVIGSDGSLTGYAGGIERKRWLLRHEGGNF
- a CDS encoding SRPBCC domain-containing protein, yielding MYQIETGIEITASPEHVWSILMDFPAYPQWNPFIRSLSGVAKPGEKLRATIQPEKRRAMTFRPRVLTATDQQELRWLGRLGFPGLFDGQHYFQLAALSNGYTRFTQGEQFSGILVGMFISSMAAATKAGFHAMNQALKNRAEANDHIGHAHDDISKEWY